The following proteins are co-located in the Heliorestis convoluta genome:
- a CDS encoding ABC transporter permease → MIKLVLNEIIKLLGKRRLLVVTLIMAMLIAVFTYAQAKEIERTRERLGTEDWRTTLQQQIIDTQNRLSSTRISDEWKQQLQIRIAQQQYYLDNDINPTEPGAPTFLRGFVENSIQLLLPLMVMVIAADLVSSEKSIGTIKLLLTRPVKRWRILLSKYITLILAVSFIIFIFGLIGYLISGLVFGYKGWMAPIITGFSVQGGELDTASTYIIPQWQYLLMIFGLAWFVSLVVGTLSFLLSVLIKSTAAGMGIMLAALIAGTILSNMVSSWETAKYLFMVNLNLTSYLTGQGPPIEGMTLGFSMAILTIWALGALFLSFFVFTKQDVY, encoded by the coding sequence TTGATTAAGCTTGTATTAAATGAAATCATCAAATTACTAGGAAAGCGGCGCCTTCTTGTTGTCACCTTGATTATGGCCATGCTGATTGCTGTCTTTACATATGCCCAGGCCAAAGAAATTGAAAGAACAAGGGAAAGGCTAGGGACAGAAGACTGGAGAACAACCTTACAACAACAAATCATTGATACACAAAACCGTCTCAGCAGTACACGCATCTCCGATGAATGGAAGCAACAGTTGCAGATTCGCATTGCCCAGCAACAATACTACCTAGATAACGATATCAATCCAACAGAACCAGGGGCTCCTACTTTTCTCCGTGGTTTTGTAGAAAACTCAATTCAATTGTTGTTGCCCCTTATGGTGATGGTGATTGCAGCCGATCTAGTCTCATCGGAAAAAAGTATCGGTACGATTAAATTGTTGCTTACAAGGCCTGTCAAACGATGGCGAATTCTTTTAAGCAAATATATTACTCTGATTCTGGCTGTGTCTTTTATCATCTTTATCTTTGGTTTGATTGGCTATCTCATCTCAGGTCTTGTCTTTGGTTATAAAGGTTGGATGGCGCCAATCATTACAGGCTTTTCTGTTCAAGGTGGAGAGCTTGATACAGCGTCAACTTATATTATTCCACAATGGCAATATCTTTTAATGATCTTCGGTCTAGCCTGGTTTGTCTCCCTTGTGGTCGGTACCTTGTCTTTTCTTTTGTCAGTTCTTATTAAGAGCACCGCTGCTGGCATGGGCATTATGCTTGCCGCCTTGATCGCCGGTACCATCTTAAGTAACATGGTTTCTTCTTGGGAAACGGCAAAGTATCTCTTTATGGTCAACTTGAATCTCACAAGCTATTTAACAGGGCAAGGTCCGCCGATAGAAGGAATGACCCTTGGTTTTTCCATGGCTATCTTGACAATCTGGGCTCTTGGAGCGCTATTTCTATCCTTTTTTGTTTTTACAAAGCAAGATGTGTATTAA
- a CDS encoding ABC transporter ATP-binding protein, translated as MNQEITLAVKGLRKVIDHKEIIQNIDFELHRGEVFGFLGPNGAGKTTTIRMLVGLIQPTTGSIEICGYDLKKNFTEAMAHLGCIVENPELYPYLTGWENLQLFANMLPKISQKRIDEVVQLVRLQHRIHDKVQTYSLGMRQRLGIAQALLGKPKVLILDEPTNGLDPSGIREMRQFIRFLAEEEGLSVFVSSHLLSEIQLMCDRVAIISKGQVLQVGEVKSLLGQQERLIWRVEPLEKGVEILQRLTEVTVEEDRIITTYPGGEEAAHWNQKLVESAVMVQEMNRQMPMLEDLFLHITGGETVD; from the coding sequence ATGAACCAGGAAATAACGCTGGCCGTGAAAGGCTTACGCAAAGTGATTGACCATAAAGAGATTATTCAAAACATTGACTTTGAACTGCATCGCGGTGAGGTTTTCGGCTTTTTAGGTCCCAATGGTGCAGGCAAAACAACAACAATCCGCATGCTCGTTGGTTTGATTCAACCTACAACAGGATCCATTGAGATCTGTGGTTACGATCTGAAAAAGAACTTTACCGAAGCAATGGCCCATCTCGGTTGTATCGTAGAAAACCCAGAGCTGTACCCTTACCTAACAGGCTGGGAAAATTTACAGCTTTTTGCCAATATGTTACCTAAGATCAGCCAAAAACGAATCGATGAAGTAGTACAATTGGTTCGGTTGCAACATCGAATTCACGATAAAGTGCAGACCTACTCTCTTGGTATGAGGCAACGACTTGGTATTGCCCAAGCACTCTTAGGAAAGCCTAAAGTGTTGATTCTTGATGAACCGACCAACGGACTTGATCCTTCAGGCATTCGAGAAATGCGTCAATTTATCCGTTTTCTTGCTGAAGAAGAAGGCTTAAGTGTTTTCGTTTCGAGTCACTTGCTCAGTGAGATTCAGCTAATGTGCGACCGTGTTGCCATTATCTCCAAAGGGCAAGTGCTTCAGGTGGGAGAAGTGAAGAGCTTATTAGGGCAACAAGAACGACTCATCTGGAGAGTAGAACCACTAGAAAAAGGAGTAGAGATTCTGCAAAGGCTTACGGAAGTTACAGTAGAAGAAGACCGTATCATAACAACCTACCCTGGTGGTGAAGAAGCAGCTCACTGGAACCAAAAACTTGTAGAATCAGCCGTTATGGTACAAGAAATGAACCGACAAATGCCTATGCTAGAAGACCTGTTCCTCCATATCACAGGAGGCGAGACTGTTGATTAA
- a CDS encoding SGNH/GDSL hydrolase family protein, with amino-acid sequence MVKVRQVQVFALFATMLSILWIVGLSMTLQSYINGPSMATMVPLTIERSATEPTAALKDRFSVVALGDSLTRGTGDSTGKGYVGHLVDYLRQNSQETVSIHNLAINGQRSDQLAQQIEQLDVQRTLQEADLIVLTIGGNDLFRRGETLLTMDLEAIQAYEKDYLQNLHFILSEIRQQNEEALIFYLGLYNPFINFDDSEITSQVIRQWNYESAEALAQYSQTVFVPTFDLFQLNVNQYLYSDQFHPNAEGYRMMAERLTSLLSRRGETD; translated from the coding sequence ATGGTTAAAGTAAGGCAAGTACAAGTCTTTGCTTTATTTGCTACAATGCTATCAATACTTTGGATCGTCGGCCTTTCCATGACATTGCAGAGCTATATTAACGGTCCTTCTATGGCAACAATGGTACCTTTAACAATAGAGAGAAGCGCTACAGAGCCCACAGCAGCGCTAAAAGATAGATTCTCTGTTGTAGCTTTAGGTGATTCTTTGACTCGTGGCACCGGTGACAGTACAGGCAAAGGGTATGTAGGTCATCTCGTTGATTATCTTCGTCAAAACTCTCAAGAGACTGTATCCATTCACAACCTAGCCATCAACGGTCAGCGCTCTGATCAATTGGCACAACAAATTGAACAATTGGATGTACAAAGAACACTTCAAGAAGCTGATCTTATTGTACTTACCATCGGTGGCAACGATCTTTTCCGCCGAGGGGAAACACTTCTTACTATGGACTTAGAAGCGATTCAAGCTTATGAAAAAGACTATCTTCAGAATCTCCATTTCATTCTTTCAGAGATTCGCCAACAAAACGAAGAAGCCCTTATTTTTTACCTAGGCTTGTACAATCCATTTATCAACTTTGACGATAGTGAAATCACATCACAAGTGATTCGACAATGGAACTATGAAAGCGCCGAAGCACTGGCCCAATATAGTCAGACTGTATTTGTTCCCACTTTTGATCTTTTTCAGTTGAATGTGAACCAATATCTCTATTCTGATCAATTTCATCCCAATGCAGAAGGGTATCGCATGATGGCAGAACGGCTAACGTCACTACTTTCAAGGCGAGGTGAGACCGATTGA
- the hfq gene encoding RNA chaperone Hfq — MTKQLNLQDAFLNQVRKENILVTIFLVNGFQIKGMVKGFDSFTVFLDVEGKQQMVYKHAISTIMPTRPVSLTLENKA; from the coding sequence ATGACCAAACAGCTTAACCTTCAGGATGCTTTCCTGAATCAAGTTCGCAAAGAAAATATCCTCGTTACCATTTTTCTAGTAAACGGCTTTCAAATCAAAGGAATGGTAAAAGGGTTTGACAGTTTTACTGTTTTCCTTGACGTAGAAGGAAAGCAACAGATGGTTTATAAGCATGCCATTTCGACAATCATGCCGACTCGTCCAGTCTCTTTAACATTAGAGAATAAAGCTTAA
- the miaA gene encoding tRNA (adenosine(37)-N6)-dimethylallyltransferase MiaA: MTTPSELLPLVAIVGPTAVGKSSLAIELAKRLDGEIISGDSMQVYRGMDIGTAKVSQEERQGIPHHLIDIIDPDQPYSVADFQKKVTELIPRIVASRRIPILVGGTGLYVRSIIAHYDFAEEAKDEQLRARLEREAIEVGLEAFHERLREIDEVAASRIHVNDRKRIIRALEVYYLTGKRQSDFHYAATVHQPKYQLSYIGLTMDRASLYHRIDLRAQNMIESGLVDEVQGLLEKGYSSDLPSMQGLGYRQIISYLNGDYDLSQALYLLQRDTRRYAKRQLTWFRRESSLQWFAVDNLDQDSLIQESERTVRKALREFIERR; encoded by the coding sequence ATGACGACTCCCTCAGAACTTCTTCCCTTGGTAGCTATCGTAGGACCAACAGCCGTTGGCAAATCAAGCTTGGCCATTGAACTGGCCAAACGCCTTGATGGAGAAATCATCTCTGGAGATTCCATGCAAGTCTATCGTGGTATGGATATCGGTACTGCCAAAGTGTCACAAGAAGAGCGGCAAGGGATTCCTCATCATTTAATTGACATTATCGATCCTGATCAACCTTACAGCGTTGCCGATTTTCAAAAAAAGGTGACAGAGTTAATTCCCAGAATTGTTGCAAGTCGGCGCATTCCAATCTTAGTTGGCGGTACAGGCCTTTATGTACGCTCCATCATTGCGCATTATGATTTTGCAGAAGAAGCCAAAGATGAGCAATTGCGAGCTCGCTTAGAGCGGGAAGCGATAGAAGTCGGTTTGGAGGCCTTTCATGAGCGGCTTCGCGAAATTGATGAAGTAGCGGCTTCGCGCATCCATGTAAACGATCGGAAAAGAATCATTCGAGCATTAGAAGTTTATTATTTGACAGGAAAAAGACAAAGCGATTTTCATTATGCAGCCACTGTTCATCAGCCAAAATACCAGCTATCCTATATCGGTTTAACGATGGATCGCGCCTCTTTGTACCATCGCATTGACCTTCGAGCCCAAAACATGATAGAATCGGGGTTAGTGGATGAGGTACAAGGATTGCTTGAGAAAGGGTATAGTTCTGACCTCCCTTCGATGCAAGGATTGGGATACAGACAGATCATCTCCTATCTCAACGGTGACTACGACCTTTCCCAAGCTCTCTATCTACTGCAACGAGACACAAGACGCTATGCCAAAAGGCAATTGACTTGGTTTCGCCGTGAATCTTCCCTGCAGTGGTTTGCTGTTGATAATCTTGATCAAGACAGCTTAATACAAGAGAGCGAAAGAACAGTGCGAAAAGCTCTCAGAGAGTTTATAGAGAGACGATGA
- a CDS encoding class I SAM-dependent methyltransferase, translated as MIQKTATVIVTTSHDDEILQKRASEKATLLGLPFVERKKQSLEKLYERYNCSKVLVLERQRWVLKSDDGDFFFHPNMASLRILALQRGEKDYLAQALQLQPGDAFLDCTLGQASDAIVASYLVGEEGKVLGIEHNPFVAFIVAEGLRNPEKEWAPPLAQAMARILIKQGDHRELLLTMSEKSYDVVYFDPMFRQEIKVSSGIHGIRQWADRRPISLEALEQAKKIARRRVVIKERKYSPEWDRLKPTFIISSNNMKVAYGVWEKEVSS; from the coding sequence ATGATCCAAAAGACTGCCACTGTTATCGTTACAACCTCCCATGACGATGAAATTTTACAAAAACGAGCGTCCGAAAAAGCAACCTTGTTGGGCCTCCCTTTTGTAGAAAGAAAAAAACAATCTTTAGAAAAGCTATACGAACGATACAACTGTTCTAAAGTACTTGTCTTAGAACGACAGCGCTGGGTACTAAAAAGTGATGACGGCGATTTCTTTTTCCATCCGAACATGGCTTCATTACGCATATTGGCACTACAACGCGGGGAAAAAGATTACTTGGCCCAGGCGTTACAGTTGCAACCTGGAGATGCCTTCTTAGATTGTACCCTTGGTCAGGCTTCTGATGCTATTGTAGCGTCTTATCTTGTAGGCGAAGAGGGTAAAGTCCTGGGTATCGAACATAATCCATTTGTTGCTTTTATTGTTGCGGAAGGGCTTCGTAATCCAGAGAAAGAATGGGCGCCACCGCTCGCGCAAGCGATGGCTAGAATTCTTATTAAGCAAGGCGATCATCGAGAACTCTTATTGACAATGTCAGAAAAATCCTATGATGTTGTATATTTTGATCCCATGTTTCGTCAAGAGATCAAAGTTTCTTCAGGCATTCATGGAATTCGTCAATGGGCTGACCGACGGCCTATCTCCTTAGAAGCCTTAGAACAAGCGAAAAAAATAGCTCGCCGTCGCGTTGTGATCAAAGAGCGCAAATACAGTCCCGAATGGGATCGCCTGAAGCCAACTTTTATTATTAGCAGTAACAATATGAAAGTGGCCTATGGTGTTTGGGAGAAGGAGGTGAGCTCATGA
- the mutL gene encoding DNA mismatch repair endonuclease MutL: MGLIKRLDSHTINQIAAGEVVERPASIVKELMENAFDAQASRIDIELQEGGKEKIAIVDNGMGMEEVDLALSIERHATSKIASASDLLSIATLGFRGEALPSIASVSRLEITTRRKELDQGYRLRVEGGTVFPIERVGTAPGTKVYVEDLFYNTPARKKFLRSSAAESAACGEVIHRLALSHPHIALSLRQGKQITFRTAGNNKTIEVISSVYGKEPLEYLLEIDETMTETGWRLHGYIGQPALNRPNRNHQNWFVNGRWIRCLALTKALEEAYEGTLPLHRFPFYVLYLTIPSEHLDVNAHPTKQEIKFNREKEISRFIYDKIYQRLQQRSLARPLWSTKTELPSIKTQSKSSYPVGSYQEVSPQEKSFSEARDKPFPERPVEPYLSFEQKDNKNHKKEIILREKAIDFYKESNDAMKTLEIAQGSKESAPATLDPALSQQQEQITLKAEQIQKWIPLAQFRSSYIIAEAEEGLYIIDQHAAHERVLYHQLVKKAESSTEQKESQQLLLPQSLSFTPMEFQTLLENLELLRDVGFILEHFGGYTFLVRAVPVTLPIGEEESYLRQFISKVMNGSARDRRWVHKAALESLACQSAVKAGQRLSYSEMTSLLQALAQLEGTDTCPHGRPYLIRIGLKELEGKFHRT; the protein is encoded by the coding sequence ATGGGTTTAATCAAACGCCTTGATTCTCATACGATCAACCAAATTGCAGCCGGTGAAGTCGTTGAACGTCCTGCTTCCATTGTCAAAGAATTAATGGAAAATGCTTTTGATGCCCAGGCCAGTCGTATTGACATAGAGCTCCAAGAAGGTGGAAAAGAGAAGATAGCTATCGTTGACAATGGTATGGGTATGGAAGAAGTCGATCTTGCTTTAAGCATAGAGCGTCATGCTACCAGTAAAATTGCTTCGGCCTCTGATTTATTATCGATTGCTACGCTAGGTTTTCGCGGTGAAGCTTTGCCATCGATTGCTTCTGTATCGAGGCTAGAAATAACAACGCGTCGCAAAGAACTGGATCAAGGATACCGTCTTCGTGTGGAAGGTGGCACTGTCTTTCCAATTGAAAGAGTAGGAACAGCGCCAGGGACGAAAGTCTATGTAGAAGACCTCTTCTATAATACGCCAGCTAGGAAGAAGTTTTTGCGTTCCTCTGCTGCTGAAAGCGCCGCTTGTGGGGAAGTAATTCACCGATTGGCACTTTCTCATCCTCACATAGCCTTATCATTGCGACAAGGCAAGCAGATTACATTTCGCACAGCTGGGAATAATAAAACGATAGAAGTCATTTCTTCAGTCTATGGCAAAGAACCACTGGAATATCTCTTAGAAATTGATGAAACGATGACAGAAACAGGTTGGCGCCTTCATGGTTATATAGGGCAACCAGCACTGAATCGACCCAATCGCAACCACCAGAATTGGTTTGTAAATGGTCGTTGGATTCGTTGTCTTGCTCTAACAAAAGCACTAGAAGAAGCCTACGAGGGCACACTGCCTCTGCATCGCTTTCCCTTTTATGTCCTTTACTTAACCATTCCTTCGGAACATCTCGATGTGAATGCCCACCCCACAAAACAAGAGATAAAATTTAACCGTGAAAAAGAAATCAGTCGTTTTATCTACGACAAGATCTATCAAAGGCTGCAGCAGCGTTCTTTGGCAAGACCCCTATGGTCAACCAAGACAGAGCTACCATCTATAAAGACACAATCAAAGAGCTCTTACCCAGTAGGCTCTTATCAAGAAGTATCTCCGCAAGAGAAATCATTCTCAGAAGCAAGAGACAAGCCCTTTCCAGAAAGGCCCGTCGAGCCGTACCTTTCTTTTGAACAAAAAGATAATAAAAATCATAAGAAAGAGATAATTCTTAGAGAAAAAGCCATAGACTTTTACAAAGAGAGCAATGATGCTATGAAGACCCTAGAGATAGCGCAAGGATCGAAGGAGTCTGCACCAGCTACGCTTGATCCGGCTCTATCTCAGCAGCAAGAGCAGATAACATTAAAGGCAGAACAAATCCAAAAATGGATTCCCCTTGCTCAATTTCGGTCTAGCTACATCATTGCAGAAGCTGAAGAAGGCCTCTACATCATCGATCAACATGCAGCCCACGAAAGAGTACTGTATCATCAATTGGTCAAGAAAGCAGAATCATCAACAGAACAAAAGGAGAGTCAACAACTTTTACTGCCTCAATCACTTTCTTTTACCCCTATGGAATTTCAGACTCTCCTAGAGAACCTAGAATTACTTCGCGATGTTGGCTTTATCTTGGAGCACTTTGGCGGTTACACTTTTTTAGTTCGAGCTGTTCCAGTTACTTTACCGATTGGAGAAGAAGAATCTTACCTACGCCAATTTATTAGCAAAGTTATGAACGGCAGCGCCAGAGATCGAAGATGGGTCCACAAGGCAGCTTTGGAAAGCCTAGCTTGTCAAAGTGCCGTTAAAGCAGGGCAGCGCCTGAGTTACAGCGAAATGACATCCTTATTACAAGCATTGGCCCAATTAGAAGGCACAGACACCTGTCCTCATGGTCGACCCTATCTTATTCGCATTGGTCTGAAGGAACTGGAAGGGAAGTTTCATCGAACATGA
- the miaB gene encoding tRNA (N6-isopentenyl adenosine(37)-C2)-methylthiotransferase MiaB has protein sequence MTKRGYFIYTFGCQMNERDSESLAGFLQQMGYDKALAPEDASVILINTCCVRESAEKKILGRLGELNKYKKEDSNVIIGIGGCMVQQPGMSEKIRNSYRHVDIIFGTHNLHQLPLLIEQCHQSKNRVVDVWDSEGEVVEDLPERTVEGIKAHVTIMYGCNNYCSYCIVPYVRGRERSRQPKDIVAEVENLVRQGVKEVTLLGQNVNSYGKDMNPPLSFGALLQDVNGVEGLERIRFTTSHPKDFDPTLIEAMARAPKVCEQIHLPVQAGSNAVLEAMNRGYKREDYIELIAKIRQALPNVALTTDLIIGFPGEREEDFNDTLDLLEKVRFDNAFTFLYSRRSGTPAAEMENQVSDEVKRERFQRLLQLQNKISLEHNQKLLGQVVEVLVEGPSKTNPDKLTGRSEGNKIVVFDGQPDLVGQLVSVKIEEARTWTLLGQIL, from the coding sequence ATGACAAAAAGGGGCTACTTTATTTATACGTTTGGTTGTCAGATGAATGAACGAGATTCTGAATCCTTAGCCGGGTTCTTACAGCAAATGGGTTATGATAAAGCCCTTGCGCCAGAAGATGCTTCCGTGATCTTAATCAACACCTGTTGTGTCCGTGAATCAGCAGAAAAGAAAATTCTAGGACGATTGGGTGAACTCAATAAATATAAAAAGGAAGACTCGAATGTCATTATCGGCATTGGAGGATGTATGGTTCAGCAACCCGGTATGAGCGAAAAAATTCGCAACAGCTATCGTCATGTTGATATCATTTTTGGTACTCATAATTTGCACCAATTGCCTTTACTGATTGAGCAATGTCATCAAAGCAAAAATCGTGTTGTTGATGTCTGGGATAGTGAAGGAGAAGTTGTAGAAGATCTTCCAGAACGAACGGTAGAAGGTATTAAAGCCCATGTCACCATTATGTATGGCTGTAACAATTACTGTAGTTACTGTATTGTGCCTTACGTGCGAGGCCGTGAACGTAGTCGCCAACCGAAAGACATTGTAGCAGAAGTAGAAAACCTAGTCAGGCAAGGCGTAAAAGAAGTTACTTTGCTCGGGCAAAACGTCAATTCCTACGGAAAAGATATGAATCCACCGCTTTCTTTTGGCGCCTTACTTCAAGATGTAAACGGCGTCGAAGGGCTAGAGCGAATTCGTTTTACCACGTCCCATCCCAAAGACTTTGACCCGACACTGATCGAAGCCATGGCAAGAGCCCCAAAAGTGTGTGAACAAATCCATCTGCCTGTACAAGCTGGTAGCAACGCTGTCTTAGAAGCCATGAATAGAGGCTACAAGAGAGAAGATTATATTGAACTGATTGCAAAAATTCGCCAAGCCTTACCAAATGTAGCTTTAACAACAGACCTTATTATCGGCTTTCCGGGAGAGCGGGAAGAAGATTTTAATGATACTCTTGATTTACTCGAAAAAGTTCGCTTTGACAACGCTTTTACTTTCTTATATTCTCGTCGCTCTGGCACACCGGCAGCAGAAATGGAAAACCAGGTTTCTGATGAGGTAAAAAGAGAGCGCTTCCAGCGACTTTTGCAACTGCAAAACAAGATCAGCTTAGAGCACAACCAGAAATTGCTCGGACAAGTAGTTGAAGTTCTCGTAGAAGGACCTAGCAAAACCAATCCTGACAAACTAACAGGGCGAAGTGAAGGGAACAAAATCGTCGTTTTTGATGGACAGCCAGATCTTGTTGGCCAGCTTGTCTCTGTCAAAATTGAAGAAGCAAGAACCTGGACCCTTTTAGGGCAAATCCTGTAA
- a CDS encoding cytochrome c biogenesis CcdA family protein, whose protein sequence is MDSVSLLVAFFAGIASFLSPCILPLIPAYITYLTGTSSQDLNKATERSLGPVNRLNFTSFWRALAFVIGFSSVFIAFGASATYAGQWLWAYQSTLQTVAGVIIIIFGLHLTGLLPIHWLYREIRFTQQPKSSSFIGSILLGMAFATGWSPCVGPILSAIYLYAATKETLAQGIYLLVAYSAGLAIPFLVTALFITTVEKYLSRMGRYLPMVSIVSGAIMILLGILIITNQLGRVTAFFNFIPTF, encoded by the coding sequence TTGGATTCCGTATCACTGCTCGTTGCTTTTTTTGCTGGTATTGCATCTTTTTTATCACCTTGTATTTTACCACTCATACCAGCGTATATCACCTATCTCACAGGTACTTCATCGCAAGATTTGAACAAGGCTACAGAGCGCTCATTGGGTCCTGTCAATCGACTCAACTTCACTTCCTTCTGGCGGGCACTGGCTTTTGTCATTGGTTTTTCGTCTGTTTTTATTGCTTTTGGCGCTTCTGCAACCTATGCAGGTCAATGGTTGTGGGCTTATCAATCTACTTTACAGACTGTTGCTGGCGTTATTATTATCATTTTCGGTCTTCACCTAACAGGATTGTTACCGATTCACTGGTTATACCGTGAAATTCGTTTTACCCAGCAACCAAAGTCAAGTAGCTTTATTGGATCCATTTTACTAGGTATGGCTTTTGCAACAGGTTGGTCCCCTTGCGTAGGACCTATACTTTCAGCCATCTATCTCTACGCTGCTACGAAAGAAACACTGGCCCAGGGCATTTATCTGCTGGTGGCTTACTCAGCTGGCCTAGCCATTCCTTTTCTTGTCACGGCTCTCTTTATCACTACTGTGGAAAAGTATCTTTCTAGAATGGGTCGTTATCTGCCTATGGTCTCTATCGTCAGTGGAGCTATTATGATTCTCTTAGGAATCTTGATCATTACGAATCAATTGGGGCGAGTTACCGCTTTTTTCAACTTCATCCCCACCTTCTAA